A stretch of Aulosira sp. FACHB-615 DNA encodes these proteins:
- a CDS encoding Uma2 family endonuclease produces the protein MSESIILTEDGLLPEDVLPDVSQLVTEDDAAVDNLPSEKQQRLLTEPLYSSWRGANNSPGFLVAANVGLFASSYQPAIVPDVFLSLDVQVAENWWEKRHRSYFFWEFGKPPEVVIEIVSNREGNETGRKFLEYARMRILYYIIFDPSQQLGGEVLQMYELQGRQYVTMSEQWLTEVELGLCLWEGVYEGKRDIWLRWCDAEGNVIPTGAERAEQERAAKEAALQRAERLAAQLRALGVEPEV, from the coding sequence ATGAGTGAATCTATTATCTTGACAGAGGACGGTTTATTACCGGAGGATGTGTTACCAGATGTCAGTCAATTGGTAACAGAAGACGACGCAGCAGTGGATAATCTACCATCGGAAAAACAACAACGCCTATTAACAGAACCCCTTTACAGTTCTTGGAGAGGTGCAAATAATTCCCCAGGGTTTCTTGTGGCTGCTAATGTGGGGTTGTTTGCTAGTAGTTATCAACCAGCAATTGTACCTGATGTCTTCTTGAGCCTGGATGTACAAGTAGCCGAAAATTGGTGGGAAAAAAGACATCGTTCTTATTTCTTTTGGGAATTTGGTAAACCACCAGAAGTAGTGATTGAAATTGTCTCAAATCGAGAAGGGAATGAAACAGGGCGTAAATTCTTAGAATATGCCCGGATGCGGATTTTATACTACATTATTTTCGACCCATCTCAGCAACTTGGTGGTGAAGTTCTGCAAATGTATGAATTGCAAGGACGGCAATATGTAACCATGAGCGAACAATGGTTGACAGAAGTTGAGCTAGGGTTATGTTTGTGGGAGGGCGTGTATGAAGGCAAACGCGATATTTGGCTGAGGTGGTGTGATGCGGAAGGGAATGTCATTCCTACTGGTGCAGAACGGGCTGAACAAGAACGAGCGGCTAAAGAAGCTGCACTGCAACGTGCTGAACGTTTGGCGGCACAATTACGGGCTTTGGGGGTAGAACCGGAAGTATGA
- a CDS encoding S-adenosyl-l-methionine hydroxide adenosyltransferase family protein, translating into MAKKAMNTRSHLTLLSDFGDRDVYVGVMKGIIAQINPEIRVIDLTHQIPPQNLVAARFCLMNAYPYFPDGTVHIAVVDPGVGGNRRAIAVELAGGFLVGPDNGIFSGILSQTPAVAAVELTNPDYWLTPQPSRTFHGRDIFAPVGANLASGVPLKYLGNEINPATLLQLGMGKCQTTSRGVLGHIQYIDHFGNLISNIPQSCVEGKTWCVQIAGLTIPGCETYSNCQVGEAVALVGSHGWVEIAINGGNAHSQLQMSYQDTLEVLFW; encoded by the coding sequence ATGGCAAAAAAGGCAATGAACACCCGATCGCACCTGACATTACTCAGCGATTTTGGCGATCGCGATGTTTATGTCGGGGTGATGAAAGGTATAATTGCTCAAATCAACCCAGAAATTAGGGTTATCGACTTAACACACCAAATTCCGCCACAAAATCTTGTTGCTGCTAGATTTTGCTTGATGAATGCTTATCCCTACTTTCCCGATGGAACAGTACATATAGCAGTAGTAGATCCGGGGGTGGGTGGAAACCGGAGAGCGATCGCAGTAGAATTGGCTGGAGGGTTTTTAGTCGGCCCCGATAATGGCATATTTAGCGGTATACTCAGTCAAACTCCCGCAGTCGCAGCCGTGGAACTGACAAACCCAGACTACTGGTTAACTCCCCAACCTAGTCGTACTTTTCATGGTAGAGATATTTTCGCACCTGTGGGAGCTAATCTGGCTAGTGGCGTTCCGTTGAAATATTTGGGAAACGAAATCAATCCCGCAACTTTGTTACAGCTAGGGATGGGCAAATGTCAAACAACTAGCCGTGGTGTGTTGGGACATATTCAATATATAGATCACTTTGGCAATTTAATCAGCAATATTCCTCAAAGTTGCGTGGAAGGTAAAACCTGGTGCGTGCAGATTGCGGGGTTGACAATCCCAGGATGTGAAACTTACAGTAATTGCCAAGTTGGTGAAGCTGTCGCCTTAGTTGGTAGTCATGGCTGGGTAGAAATCGCCATCAATGGCGGAAATGCACATTCACAGTTGCAAATGAGCTACCAAGATACTTTAGAAGTTTTATTTTGGTAG
- a CDS encoding glycoside hydrolase family 10 protein translates to MNRLTKHWIIYLIALEFILCLTVFTLPSFSFYAQPKNQTMVTEIRGVWLTNVASGVLFVPWGIDRAINQLAALNFNTIYPVVWNRGNTFYKSNVAKNTIGEEAEPTLNFMHGGQDVLAKIIKLAKPKGLTVIPWFEYGFMTPPNSELAKRYPDWLTIGQAGVNSVKEVLPEDANNGAATKQAWLNPLNPEVQDFILELILEVVSNYNVNGIQLDDHFGMPVQFGYDRFTVELYKQEHQGQNPPTDPFNPEWMRWRANKITAFMGRIYRSIKEIEPNAKLSLSPNAQAFAYKYYLQDWETWVKNGWVDELVLQVYRHNQNSFKTELEQPAIKSALSKIPVVIGISTGTLRNPVRISQIKEQIDMVRDRSFSGISFFYWESLWGYIAPETPQKRRKVFQELFNTKAIRPFPIDETGSRLRL, encoded by the coding sequence ATGAATCGGTTGACTAAACATTGGATTATTTACTTAATAGCTTTAGAATTTATACTTTGTTTAACAGTATTTACCCTACCTTCTTTTTCATTTTATGCTCAACCAAAAAACCAAACAATGGTTACAGAAATTCGTGGTGTTTGGTTAACTAACGTTGCTAGTGGGGTTTTGTTTGTTCCTTGGGGAATTGACCGCGCTATTAATCAATTAGCGGCGCTGAATTTTAATACGATTTATCCTGTAGTTTGGAATCGGGGTAATACTTTTTACAAAAGTAATGTTGCTAAAAATACGATTGGGGAAGAAGCAGAACCAACACTGAATTTTATGCACGGTGGACAAGATGTTTTAGCCAAGATTATTAAACTTGCTAAACCCAAAGGTTTGACTGTGATTCCCTGGTTTGAATATGGTTTTATGACACCGCCAAATTCTGAGTTAGCCAAACGTTATCCTGATTGGTTAACCATTGGACAAGCAGGTGTAAATTCTGTTAAAGAAGTTTTGCCAGAAGACGCTAACAATGGGGCTGCAACTAAACAAGCTTGGTTAAATCCTCTAAATCCAGAAGTGCAAGATTTTATTTTAGAGCTCATTTTAGAAGTTGTAAGTAATTACAATGTAAATGGCATTCAACTGGATGATCATTTTGGAATGCCAGTCCAATTTGGTTACGATCGCTTCACTGTCGAACTCTACAAACAAGAACATCAAGGTCAAAATCCGCCGACTGATCCCTTTAACCCAGAATGGATGCGTTGGCGTGCTAACAAAATTACGGCATTCATGGGGAGAATTTATCGCAGCATCAAGGAAATTGAACCGAATGCAAAATTATCTCTGTCTCCCAATGCACAAGCTTTTGCATATAAATATTATTTGCAAGATTGGGAAACTTGGGTAAAAAACGGCTGGGTGGATGAGTTGGTGTTGCAAGTATACCGCCATAATCAAAATAGCTTTAAGACCGAATTAGAACAACCAGCCATAAAATCAGCCCTCTCCAAAATTCCGGTTGTGATTGGTATCTCTACGGGAACTTTACGCAACCCGGTGAGAATTTCCCAAATTAAAGAACAAATTGATATGGTACGCGATCGCTCTTTTTCTGGCATCTCTTTTTTCTATTGGGAAAGTTTATGGGGTTACATCGCACCCGAAACACCCCAAAAGCGGCGCAAGGTGTTCCAAGAACTGTTTAACACCAAAGCCATCAGGCCATTTCCGATTGATGAAACAGGTAGTAGGTTGAGGTTGTGA